One segment of Panicum virgatum strain AP13 chromosome 1K, P.virgatum_v5, whole genome shotgun sequence DNA contains the following:
- the LOC120655669 gene encoding glycine-rich cell wall structural protein 1-like, whose translation MKWKRRSSVVVEARDRRRRRRRSTTQSRRARPAPANATTVAKPAARALAPESSVVGVPTGESAGAGDVAAAGLGVLGLFGDAAGVATGGSVGAVLGAGVGAAGGGVAGGGGVAGGGAMGGDGGGVAGAGGGVVGAGGGEAGGDGGGVVGAGGGVTGAGGGVVGAGGGVVGAGGGVVVGAGGGVVGAGGGLPAGGAWGAGGGLPAGGAWGAGGACGGAFGVCGGCAGGACCAAQDAIRSARTSGRRKGAMAMIRRGFLRAGARSSSGRGASGRVTVI comes from the coding sequence atgaaATGGAAACGGAGGAGCAGCGTCGTCGTCGAGGCACgggatcggaggaggaggaggaggagatctaCTACTCAAAGCAGGAGGGCGAGGCCCGCGCCCGCCAACGCCACGACAGTGGCGaagccggccgcgcgcgcgctcgcacCCGAGTCTTCGGTCGTCGGCGTGCCCACGGGCGAGAGCGCGGGCGCCGGGgacgtcgcggcggcggggctcggggTCTTGGGGCTCTTCGGGGACGCGGCGGGTGTCGCCACGGGCGGGAGCGTCGGGGCGGTGCTCGGGGCTGGCGTGGGCGCGGCCGGAGGCGGGGTGGCGGGGGGAGGAGGCgtggccggaggcggcgccaTGGGCGGGGACGGGGGCGGGGTGGCGGGAGCGGGTGGCGGGGTGGTGGGAGCGGGCGGGggagaggccggcggcgacggcggcggcgtggtgggggCTGGCGGGGGAGTCAccggggccgggggcggcgTGGTGGGGGCCGGAGGAGGGGTGGTCGGTGCcgggggcggcgtggtcgtcggagccggaggaggagtgGTGGGTGCGGGAGGCGGGTTGCCGGCCGGAGGCGCctggggagccggcggcgggttGCCCGCCGGAGGCGCCTGGGGAGCCGGAGGCGCCTGCGGCGGGGCGTTCGGCGTCTGCGGGggctgcgccggcggcgcctgctGCGCGGCGCAGGACGCGATCAGGAGCGCGAGGACGAGCGGGCGAAGGAAAGGCGCCATGGCCATGATCCGGCGTGGTTTCTTGAGAGCTGGAGCTCGCTCGAGCAGTGGGAGGGGAGCGAGCGGGAGAGTGACGGTTATATAG